The following are encoded in a window of Vespa crabro chromosome 2, iyVesCrab1.2, whole genome shotgun sequence genomic DNA:
- the LOC124421855 gene encoding DNA repair protein complementing XP-C cells isoform X2, with translation MNNQSDNNSSESESEFFVSPNEIDLNSSFFDKKEKKSYLTLRKARTCENFDDNDEFSNVNDNNSIELFSRVLKNLESTQAICSQSENVEKLETVIDVSTKQKKSKVVHAEEEKFHLSQHVHELLFEGEGKTFESDDNENYSENEDLNEATSSTNYTTPKEGVKITLPSTDIILKKKRNGPDLNTIIENRINQRLRTNQMLIHKVGVLCWLAHGFHINKVINDAEIMSASLSLIPAENLPKNRSNLKYLEKFVVWFKKKFVFKNKEEEEESITKEMLLKRLQEKEVLNYKELVFLCIAMLRAMGLNCRLIISLHPPPLKLQRSQLFRTKPKEEKDKEKKKSDKSTKKKEKDKKKKKTSTQNKIVPENSETARKNAQLDARKRAAVILNEKSTRSKSVKNKTNVSNEIIDKNNIKETKHFNNKQNKTQQSINADRTISNTISRQLKLRKQMKTSSENNSLESTSKKKENVTTHSLRSRQKNKIVKEDSLEEIDDSSENDESEEELPLSKKRNISKTKNNVRSIVKKQEKINKLLSSDDEVNDLNNTKNYKNFWLEIYLESEENWISVNIMDEKVHCVEELYKAASRPVLYVIAWNIDGTLRDVTRRYCPHWLTVTRKQRIDEDWFSDTLHFWKEKKSMISESEDKLLAQKELEQPLPKTIGECKNHPLYVLTRHLLKYEALYPPDCVPLGYLQNGEAIYSRHCLHVLSSRETWIRKARVVKPNQEPYKIVKALPKYDKE, from the exons ATGAATAATCAATCAGACAATAACAGTTCGGAGAGTGAAAGCGAGTTTTTTGTTTCTCCAAATGAAATTGATTTGAATTCAAGTTTTTttgataagaaagagaaaaaaagttatcTAACGTTACGCAAAGCCAGGACTTGTGAAAAttttgatgataatgatgaattTAGCAAtgtgaatgataataattctattgaattatttagccgggtattaaaaaatttggaaaGCACCCAAGCAATCTGTTCACAGAGTGAAAATGTTGAAAAGCTCGAAACTGTAATTGATGTATCAACAAAGCAAAAGAAATCAAAGGTAGTACATGctgaggaagaaaaatttcatctttCTCAACATGTACATGAACTTTTAttcgaaggagaaggaaaaacatTTGAATCAGATGATAATGAAAACTACAGTGAAAATGAAGACCTAAATGAAGCAACAAGTTCTACCAATTATACTACTCCAAAAGAAGGGGTTAAAATAACATTGCCTAGtactgatataatattaaaaaaaaagagaaatggtcCAGACTTAAACACGATTATTGAAAATCGAATTAATCAAAGGTTAAGGACTAATCAAATGTTGATACACAAAGTAGGAGTCCTTTGTTGGCTTGCACATggatttcatataaataaagtaataaatgaCGCAGAAATAATGTCTGCATCATTGTCATTAATTCCAGCAGAAAATTTGCCAAAGAATAGATCAAATCTGAAGTATCTGGAAAAATTTGTTGTatggtttaaaaaaaaatttgtatttaagaacaaagaagaagaagaagaaagtataacgaaagaaatgttattaaaaagattgcaagaaaaagaagttttaaattataaagaattagTATTCTTATGTATAGCAATGCTGAGGGCAATGGGGTTAAATTGTCGTTTGATTATATCTCTTCATCCTCCACCTTTAAAATTGCAACGAAGTCAACTATTTAGAACCAaaccaaaagaagaaaaagataaagaaaaaaagaaatctgataaatctaccaaaaaaaaagagaaagataaaaagaaaaaaaaaacatctacACAGAATAAAATTGTTCCAGAAAATAGTGAGACTGCTAGAAAAAATGCTCAATTGGATGCAAGAAAAAGGGCTGCagtaattttaaatgaaaaatcaacACGAAGCAAaagtgtaaaaaataaaacaaatgtttctaatgaaattatagataaaaataatataaaagagacaaaacattttaataataaacaaaataaaacacaaCAATCAATAAATGCTGATAGAACAATAAGCAACACTATATCCAGACAATTAAAATTACGAAAGCAAATGAAAACCTCAagtgaaaataattctttagaatctacatcaaagaaaaaagagaatgttaCTACGCACTCATTAAGGAGTagacaaaagaataaaattgtaaaagaagATTCTCTTGAGGAAATAGATGATAGTTCTGAAAATGATGAATCTGAAGAGGAGTTACCTCTTTCAAAAAagcggaatatttctaaaactAAGAATAATGTAAGATCAATagtaaagaaacaagaaaaaattaataaattattatcctcAGATGATGAAGTAAATGATCTTAACAATACTAAGaactataaaaatttttgGCTTGAAATATATTTGGAGTCAGAAGAAAATTGGATTAGTGTAAATATAATGGATGAAAAAGTACATTGTGTGGAAGAGTTATAT AAAGCAGCTAGCAGACCtgtattatatgttattgCTTGGAATATTGATGGAACATTAAGAGATGTTACAAGGCGTTATTGCCCTCACTGGCTTACTGTTACACGTAAACAACGTATTGATGAAGATTGGTTCAGTGATACGTTGCACttttggaaagagaaaaaatcaatgatatcaGAGTCAGAGGATAAATTATTAGCACagaa ggAATTAGAACAACCTTTACCTAAAACAATTGGCGAATGTAAAAACCATCCTCTCTATGTACTTACCAGACATTTACTTAAATATGAAGCCTTGTATCCTCCTGACTGCGTGCCATTAGGTTATTTACAGAATGGCGAAGCAATTTATTCTCGGCATTGTCTGCATGTACTTTCCTCTAGAGAAACATGGATAAGAAAGGCTCGAGTAGTTAAACCTAATCAAGAAccttataaaattgtaaaagctCTTCCAAAATATGATAAG GAGTAA